A single genomic interval of Pueribacillus theae harbors:
- a CDS encoding right-handed parallel beta-helix repeat-containing protein — protein MKKIIFILLAAAAIIIVLILNNANAKQDNAIYVAVNGDDQNDGKKSKPYRTLKKAASEAKAGTTVFIRKGTYNEKLVVKHSGTKSKPITFRAYKKDKVVLSGKKLKDAEGDTSLITIDNKNYITISGLIIQDLTTDLSDETVMGIYVTGSSSHITLENNHVRRIETLAEDGNGHGIAIYGTGAMTDINVLSNTIEDLKLGSSESLVLNGNIDGFAVESNLVRRNDNIGIDLIGYEGTSHDEKADFVRNGVVKNNKVYEISSFGSPAYGEEYSAAGIYVDGGKNITIEKNTVYKSDIGIEAASEHPKKYADTIKITNNILYHNFYTGISIGGYDKKRGGTKNSVISQNIIYRNDTKGLDGGQLLLQYGIKNNVIEKNLLTAGSSRIFIANYFTTNKENKLKKNVFHKEKGKKGRWVWKEEEYTSFTEFKKASNSDEESSYLDPRYKNAKKFDFELKKDSLALKIIE, from the coding sequence CAGGATAACGCTATATACGTGGCTGTAAATGGAGATGATCAAAATGATGGTAAAAAATCAAAGCCCTATCGCACACTAAAAAAAGCTGCATCTGAAGCTAAGGCAGGGACAACTGTCTTCATACGAAAAGGAACTTACAACGAAAAGCTTGTCGTAAAACATAGTGGAACAAAATCAAAACCAATTACTTTTCGAGCATACAAAAAGGATAAGGTGGTTCTTAGTGGAAAAAAACTAAAGGATGCTGAAGGGGATACATCCTTAATTACGATTGATAATAAAAACTATATTACTATTAGCGGATTAATTATTCAGGATTTAACGACTGATTTATCAGATGAAACAGTCATGGGGATTTATGTAACAGGTTCCAGCAGTCATATCACATTAGAAAATAACCATGTGCGCCGGATAGAAACACTTGCAGAAGATGGTAATGGTCATGGAATCGCGATATACGGAACAGGTGCAATGACGGATATAAATGTTTTGAGTAATACAATAGAAGATTTAAAGCTCGGTTCTAGTGAATCTCTTGTTCTTAATGGAAATATTGACGGCTTTGCAGTGGAAAGCAACCTAGTTCGCCGAAATGATAATATCGGCATCGATCTGATTGGTTACGAAGGTACCTCTCATGATGAAAAAGCTGACTTTGTACGTAATGGAGTTGTAAAAAATAATAAGGTTTATGAAATATCCTCTTTTGGCAGTCCAGCTTACGGGGAAGAGTATTCTGCAGCAGGAATTTATGTAGATGGTGGAAAAAATATAACCATTGAAAAGAATACTGTTTATAAAAGCGATATCGGAATAGAAGCAGCCTCAGAGCATCCAAAAAAATATGCTGATACTATTAAAATTACAAACAATATTTTATATCATAACTTTTACACTGGAATATCAATTGGAGGGTATGATAAAAAACGGGGAGGGACTAAAAATTCAGTTATCTCTCAAAATATTATTTATCGAAATGACACGAAGGGTCTAGATGGCGGCCAGCTTTTATTACAGTATGGCATAAAAAACAACGTGATCGAAAAAAATCTTTTGACTGCTGGATCATCCCGCATATTTATCGCTAACTATTTTACAACAAATAAAGAAAATAAACTAAAGAAGAATGTATTCCATAAAGAAAAAGGAAAGAAGGGAAGATGGGTCTGGAAAGAAGAAGAATATACTTCTTTTACGGAATTTAAAAAAGCCTCAAATAGTGATGAAGAATCCAGTTATCTAGATCCAAGATATAAAAATGCAAAGAAATTTGATTTTGAACTAAAAAAGGATTCACTTGCATTAAAAATTATAGAATAA